In Alosa sapidissima isolate fAloSap1 chromosome 4, fAloSap1.pri, whole genome shotgun sequence, the following are encoded in one genomic region:
- the ppcs gene encoding phosphopantothenate--cysteine ligase isoform X2 gives MTRRHRRKKKPDSQAMADAKPSASGAAEGSLAEEFAVPSQVEELRGRMAEFAERHGVAGRRVVLITSGGTKVPLESRTVRFLDNFSSGRRGASSAEYFLDAGYAVIFLHRHRSLYPYTRLYSGINLLDALTAEPECARVVVDQSALPNIAAVLTRYQAVKAAGLLLPVEFSTLSDYLHLLKAAAQALSGIGSKAMFYLAAAVSDFYIPASEMPEHKIQSSNGPLQISMKMVPKMLSPLVRDWAPQAFIISFKLETDCSILLERARRALATYRHQAVVANVLDTRRGYVVVVTRHEQHELQLSDEDARHNVEIEERIVSNLAAAHHDFMLQG, from the exons ATGACGAGACG ACATCGACGAAAGAAAAAGCCAGACAGCCAG GCCATGGCAGACGCCAAACCGTCCGCGTCAGGCGCAGCGGAGGGGAGTCTGGCGGAGGAGTTTGCCGTGCCCTCGCAAGTGGAGGAGTTGAGGGGTCGGATGGCAGAGTTCGCAGAGCGCCACGGAGTGGCTGGACGCCGAGTCGTTCTCATCACTTCAGGCGGAACCAAAGTGCCTCTGGAGTCCAGAACTGTCCGGTTCCTGGACAACTTCAGCAGCGGCCGAAGGGGCGCCTCCTCGGCGGAGTACTTCCTGGACGCTGGTTACGCGGTGATCTTCCTCCACCGGCACCGCTCCCTGTACCCGTACACCCGGCTCTACTCGGGCATCAACCTGCTGGATGCGCTCACCGCGGAGCCGGAGTGTGCCCGCGTGGTGGTGGACCAGAGCGCGCTGCCCAACATCGCGGCCGTGCTGACGCGCTACCAGGCGGTGAAAGCCGCGGGACTGCTCCTGCCCGTGGAGTTCAGCACGCTGTCCGACTACCTCCATCTCCTCAAAGCTGCAGCGCAAGCCCTCAGCGGAATAG GTTCTAAAGCCATGTTCTATCTGGCTGCTGCCGTGTCTGATTTCTACATCCCGGCGTCCGAGATGCCAGAGCACAAGATCCAGTCTTCTAACGGACCCCTTCAG ATCAGCATGAAGATGGTCCCTAAGATGCTGTCTCCGCTGGTGCGGGACTGGGCGCCTCAGGCCTTCATCATCTCCTTCAAGCTAGAGACGGACTGCAGCATCCTGCTGGAGCGGGCCCGGCGTGCGCTGGCCACGTACCGTCACCAGGCCGTGGTGGCCAACGTGCTGGACACGCGCCGTGGCTACGTGGTGGTGGTGACGCGGCACGAGCAGCACGAGCTGCAGCTGTCCGACGAGGACGCGCGGCACAATGTGGAGATCGAGGAGCGCATCGTCAGCAACCTCGCCGCCGCTCATCACGACTTCATGCTGCAGGGATGA
- the ppcs gene encoding phosphopantothenate--cysteine ligase isoform X1, producing the protein MSYRRHRRKKKPDSQAMADAKPSASGAAEGSLAEEFAVPSQVEELRGRMAEFAERHGVAGRRVVLITSGGTKVPLESRTVRFLDNFSSGRRGASSAEYFLDAGYAVIFLHRHRSLYPYTRLYSGINLLDALTAEPECARVVVDQSALPNIAAVLTRYQAVKAAGLLLPVEFSTLSDYLHLLKAAAQALSGIGSKAMFYLAAAVSDFYIPASEMPEHKIQSSNGPLQISMKMVPKMLSPLVRDWAPQAFIISFKLETDCSILLERARRALATYRHQAVVANVLDTRRGYVVVVTRHEQHELQLSDEDARHNVEIEERIVSNLAAAHHDFMLQG; encoded by the exons ATGTCCTACCGCAGACATCGACGAAAGAAAAAGCCAGACAGCCAG GCCATGGCAGACGCCAAACCGTCCGCGTCAGGCGCAGCGGAGGGGAGTCTGGCGGAGGAGTTTGCCGTGCCCTCGCAAGTGGAGGAGTTGAGGGGTCGGATGGCAGAGTTCGCAGAGCGCCACGGAGTGGCTGGACGCCGAGTCGTTCTCATCACTTCAGGCGGAACCAAAGTGCCTCTGGAGTCCAGAACTGTCCGGTTCCTGGACAACTTCAGCAGCGGCCGAAGGGGCGCCTCCTCGGCGGAGTACTTCCTGGACGCTGGTTACGCGGTGATCTTCCTCCACCGGCACCGCTCCCTGTACCCGTACACCCGGCTCTACTCGGGCATCAACCTGCTGGATGCGCTCACCGCGGAGCCGGAGTGTGCCCGCGTGGTGGTGGACCAGAGCGCGCTGCCCAACATCGCGGCCGTGCTGACGCGCTACCAGGCGGTGAAAGCCGCGGGACTGCTCCTGCCCGTGGAGTTCAGCACGCTGTCCGACTACCTCCATCTCCTCAAAGCTGCAGCGCAAGCCCTCAGCGGAATAG GTTCTAAAGCCATGTTCTATCTGGCTGCTGCCGTGTCTGATTTCTACATCCCGGCGTCCGAGATGCCAGAGCACAAGATCCAGTCTTCTAACGGACCCCTTCAG ATCAGCATGAAGATGGTCCCTAAGATGCTGTCTCCGCTGGTGCGGGACTGGGCGCCTCAGGCCTTCATCATCTCCTTCAAGCTAGAGACGGACTGCAGCATCCTGCTGGAGCGGGCCCGGCGTGCGCTGGCCACGTACCGTCACCAGGCCGTGGTGGCCAACGTGCTGGACACGCGCCGTGGCTACGTGGTGGTGGTGACGCGGCACGAGCAGCACGAGCTGCAGCTGTCCGACGAGGACGCGCGGCACAATGTGGAGATCGAGGAGCGCATCGTCAGCAACCTCGCCGCCGCTCATCACGACTTCATGCTGCAGGGATGA
- the ppcs gene encoding phosphopantothenate--cysteine ligase isoform X3, producing the protein MADAKPSASGAAEGSLAEEFAVPSQVEELRGRMAEFAERHGVAGRRVVLITSGGTKVPLESRTVRFLDNFSSGRRGASSAEYFLDAGYAVIFLHRHRSLYPYTRLYSGINLLDALTAEPECARVVVDQSALPNIAAVLTRYQAVKAAGLLLPVEFSTLSDYLHLLKAAAQALSGIGSKAMFYLAAAVSDFYIPASEMPEHKIQSSNGPLQISMKMVPKMLSPLVRDWAPQAFIISFKLETDCSILLERARRALATYRHQAVVANVLDTRRGYVVVVTRHEQHELQLSDEDARHNVEIEERIVSNLAAAHHDFMLQG; encoded by the exons ATGGCAGACGCCAAACCGTCCGCGTCAGGCGCAGCGGAGGGGAGTCTGGCGGAGGAGTTTGCCGTGCCCTCGCAAGTGGAGGAGTTGAGGGGTCGGATGGCAGAGTTCGCAGAGCGCCACGGAGTGGCTGGACGCCGAGTCGTTCTCATCACTTCAGGCGGAACCAAAGTGCCTCTGGAGTCCAGAACTGTCCGGTTCCTGGACAACTTCAGCAGCGGCCGAAGGGGCGCCTCCTCGGCGGAGTACTTCCTGGACGCTGGTTACGCGGTGATCTTCCTCCACCGGCACCGCTCCCTGTACCCGTACACCCGGCTCTACTCGGGCATCAACCTGCTGGATGCGCTCACCGCGGAGCCGGAGTGTGCCCGCGTGGTGGTGGACCAGAGCGCGCTGCCCAACATCGCGGCCGTGCTGACGCGCTACCAGGCGGTGAAAGCCGCGGGACTGCTCCTGCCCGTGGAGTTCAGCACGCTGTCCGACTACCTCCATCTCCTCAAAGCTGCAGCGCAAGCCCTCAGCGGAATAG GTTCTAAAGCCATGTTCTATCTGGCTGCTGCCGTGTCTGATTTCTACATCCCGGCGTCCGAGATGCCAGAGCACAAGATCCAGTCTTCTAACGGACCCCTTCAG ATCAGCATGAAGATGGTCCCTAAGATGCTGTCTCCGCTGGTGCGGGACTGGGCGCCTCAGGCCTTCATCATCTCCTTCAAGCTAGAGACGGACTGCAGCATCCTGCTGGAGCGGGCCCGGCGTGCGCTGGCCACGTACCGTCACCAGGCCGTGGTGGCCAACGTGCTGGACACGCGCCGTGGCTACGTGGTGGTGGTGACGCGGCACGAGCAGCACGAGCTGCAGCTGTCCGACGAGGACGCGCGGCACAATGTGGAGATCGAGGAGCGCATCGTCAGCAACCTCGCCGCCGCTCATCACGACTTCATGCTGCAGGGATGA
- the utp3 gene encoding something about silencing protein 10: protein MVRARRTVRKPKSQKEHQYDSDDDDAYGDTEVPDKRSATYMEDKVDAFHNAKISKLLADGVQEDSEQEEIDEEEEVMPLEVPESEEEEEEAEEEEDMDSDLEGKNHDDLPSDMAWGHRKKIFYDTDYVSTKGRSKEEVEAEDQEEEEEAKNIQRRLAANLSEEDYDLNLLQEFAVEVQEVKPVEKEQRIVKDLKMMSQKEKLKLLKKESPELLELIHDFKAKLTELKEEIQPLVEMVKDGRIHAGKGADYLLTKQQLYLHYCTNISFYLVLKAKRVPAHNHPVIERLVTYRNLINELVTVDTRLAPQLRQLLSGAKKPAGTKPVHPHTHTKQSEAVGADEAEASDSDLDEEAALQFYRGLEEGLKRKRTAPSACAGAAEDDEAGDEGMEGDAKRRITYQMAKNKGLTPKRKKIDRNPRVKHREKFRKAQVRRKGQVQQVQRELTRYSGEMSGIRAGVKKSIKLK from the exons ATGGTCCGAGCAAGGAG AACGGTGCGTAAGCCAAAGTCTCAAAAGGAACATCAGTATGACAGCGATGACGATGACGCATATGGGGACACGGAGGTTCCGGACAAG CGCTCCGCCACGTACATGGAGGATAAAGTAGATGCATTTCACAACGCCAAGATCTCC AAACTCCTGGCCGATGGGGTGCAGGAGGACAGTGAGCAGGAGGAGATTGATGAAGAG GAGGAAGTCATGCCTTTAGAGGTGCCGGAgtccgaggaggaggaggaggaggctgaagaggaagaggacatgGACAGTGACCTCGAGGGGAAGAACCATGATG ATCTCCCCAGTGACATGGCGTGGGGGCACAGGAAGAAGATCTTCTATGACACGGATTACGTCAGCACCA AGGGCCGGTctaaggaggaggtggaggcagaggaccaggaggaggaagaggaggccaaGAACATCCAAAGACGCCTGGCAGCCAACCTCAGTGAAGAGGACTACGACCTCAacctgctgcag GAGTTTGCGGTGGAGGTGCAGGAGGTGAAGCCGGTGGAGAAGGAGCAGCGCATCGTGAAGGACCTGAAGATGATGTCACAGAAGGAGAAGCTTAAACTGCTGAAGAAGGAGTCGCCAGAACTGCTAGAGCTCATCCACGACTTCAAAGCCAAG CTGACAGAGCTGAAGGAGGAGATCCAACCTCTCGTGGAGATGGTCAAAGATGGCCGCATCCACGCTGGCAAG ggTGCTGACTACCTCCTCACCAAGCAGCAGCTCTACCTGCA CTACTGCACCAACATCAGCTTCTACCTGGTGCTGAAGGCCAAGCGCGTCCCAGCACACAACCACCCAGTGATCGAGAGGCTGGTTACCTACAgaaac CTGATAAATGAGCTGGTTACCGTGGATACCAGACTCGCCCCCCAGCTGCGCCAGCTGCTCTCAGGAGCCAAGAAGCCCGCGGGCACCAAACccgtccacccacacacacacaccaag CAGTCTGAGGCGGTCGGAGCAGATGAGGCTGAAGCGTCTGATTCAGATCTGGATGAGGAAGCAGCGCTGCAGTTCTACAGAGGCCTGGAGGAGGGACTCAAACGCAAGCGCACAGCGCCCTCTGCCTGTGCGGG AGCTGCGGAGGATGACGAGGCTGGAGATGAAGGCATGGAAGGAGATGCCAAGAGACGCATTACCTACCAG ATGGCCAAGAACAAAGGACTCACCCCCAAGAGGAAGAAGATCGACCGCAACCCTCGTGTCAAACACCGGGAGAAGTTCAGGAAAGCTCAAGTCCGCAGAAAGGGACAG gtccAGCAGGTGCAGAGGGAGCTAACCCGCTACAGCGGAGAAATGTCTGGAATCCGGGCCGGGGTCAAGAAGAGCATCAAACTGaagtag